The genomic stretch ACCTATAAAACCTAGCGATCAaacggaaatggttccaataattttttcaccattcatttttcccataggggattttagaaacacttcaaataagggctgtgttttgtttaGGCTAaccctggcatgacgttttgataaccatgtaaatctctctaagacaaggtgacttatcaatataGTCGCCTGTATTTACATCCCAAAAATGAAATGATAATTAGCTGCTactgtggctatcataaagaactacaaatgccatgatgagcTGGGTGAGACTGCCGAATCATGGCAAAGGTAATAATCTCttgattaactatctaatgttagttAAAAATAGTAATGATTcaattggctacatttctttaaattgatTATTCTGTTAAGaggatcagaccctttttttaaattttcgcctaaaatgacatacccaaatctaactgcctgtagctcaggccctgaagcaaggatatgcattttcttggtaccatttgataggaaacactttgaagtttgtggaaatgtgaaaggaatgtaggagaatataacacattagatctggtaaaagataatacaaagaagaaaacaaatgtaaaaaataaaataaatgttttgtaccatctttgaaatgcaagagagggtataatgtattattccagcccaggtgcaatttcgaTTTCAGCCACTAGATAGCAGCAGTGTGCGCACCGTTTACGActaatccaatgaaccattgcatttctgttcaaaacgTATTAAGActacccaaatgtgcctaatttgtttattattaactattcatgttcaaaactgtgcattCTCTTCAAACAAgaacatggtattctttcactgtaatagctactgtaaattggacagtgcagttagagtaacaagaatttaagctttatgCCAATATCAGATACGTCTATGTCCTAggaatgttcttgttacttacaaccttatgctaatcgcattagcctacattggCTCAACCGTCCcacaggggacccaccaatcctgaagaggTTTTAACTGTCTTGTGCACTTTTTaaaaattgacacaatacctgttagcaaaggtgtcagcaagagatgacgtgcagggatttgtagttttgcattatgtttactttgatgctaattagcattttcgaatctgAGTAAATAAAGTCGAATATATGGGTAAAACGATTGGAAACATTTCCCTgcttgaccactaggttttatgggtattatgacacatccactgtggggctctatggcAAACATACTTCAAATGAATAGGCAACACTCaccaataagccatccatccTCTTTCGCTCCCTCCTGTAGGCGTATAGGCCAACATTGCTGTTTTGCAGAATTAATGAGTCGTGCGTTCCACCTGGCCACAACATGTGAATGTGGTGGCTATGTTATGTTCAAGTATAGCTCTCCTGCACATTAAGAGTGAAAGCCTTTTCTGTTCACATAGCCTAGTTGAAGTCGTTTTGGGATGGTGCTTTTATGGCGATGTGGGTGCTGTCTATTGCGCTGTTGGTATTTGGGAACCCATTTATGGCATAGAAACCCCTCTTGACTTCAACCTGTTTTGCGATGGTGTATGGAAATTGTATGTTACAATTTGGCTGATTATTGCATCCATCGAGGGATGTGAGATGCAGATCGGCAAGCTCCCACTGAAAAGTGCCCGTTGTCAAAAAACAGAGTGTGAATAACACTTTAATGTGCAGCGCAATGGCATGTTTGCTTTTCTAAAGTAGGTCTTAAATCCTCATAAAGATCCTATAAGATTGGTTTTGGGAAACGATATCTGATGAGCAAAATCAGTACTttctgaagaaaaaaatattaccACTTGTCTCTAAAAATGCGCTCTCTGAAATGCAGTGTGTGCCAAATCTTCCAACAGAGCAAGATCAGCCATATCTCATTCAATTTCCCATTATCGCAGTCTTTTATAGTATTTCAACAATGGTTTCACTTTCACACATGCCTTTTAATTTAACAAATTACTGTACTTGAATtagtatttggcgcatgtgacaaatacaatttcttGACTTTATATGGATTATCATAACAAATGCATGAGTTCACAATGGTAATACAATTAAATCgaaaaacattttaaatgattACTTTCACAATTTCACACATTTTCAACTTATGTTTTCCCAATTGTACACTTAAATCAGTTCCCTTGTTCCACTACATGACACTGTGCGTACGCATGGTCATGGCAGTGCGTAAATGTATGCaaactaaaaaaaaaacgttCATATTGATAAATCTGACACTTTGTGTGGAAATGATCGCACGGTTTGCGCACAGACTTATACCTACACATGATTGATTAAATGAGGCCCCAGGATTATACGATATTTGCacattctttttaaaattcttcaagctttgtgaagttgatcattgctagacatttcaagtcttgccacagattttcaagctgatttaagtcaaaactctaactactattgtaggccactcaggaacattcagtgtcatcttggtaagcaactcgtgTATATTGTGCCTtctgttttagattattgtcctgctggaaggtgaatttatctcccgGTGTCTTTCGGAAAGCAGACGGAACCAGGttatcctctaggattttgcctgtgcttagctctattccttttatcaacaaaaaaactccctagtccttgctgatgataAACATATCcagaacatgatgcagccaccaccatacttgaaaatatgaagaggggTACTCGGTGATGTTatgttggatttgccctaaacagaacgctttgtattcaggacataaagttaatctCTTTGCCGCATTTTTTGCAGTTTAATTCAGTGCCTTacagcaaacaggatgcatgtttcggAATGTTTTATtctttacaggcttccttttttaaaaactttgtcaattaagttagtattgtggagtaactactgtgttgttgattcatcctcagttttctcctatcacagccattaaactcgaaCTGGCAGCTACGTtatgaaggatgcctgtatccttgtagtgactgggtgtattgatacaccatccaaagtgtaattaataacttcaccttgctcaaagggatattcattgtctgtttatttacattttacccatctaccaatgggtgccgttctttgcgaggcattggaaaacgtccctggtcttcgtatttgaatctgtgtttgaaattcactgctcgactaagggaccttacatataccgtgccttgcgaaagtattcggcccccttgaactttgcgaccttttgccacatttcaggcttcaaacataaagatagaaaactgtatttttttgtgaagaatcaacaagtgggacacaatcatgaagtggaacgacatttattggatatttcaaacttttttaacaaatcaaaaactgacaaattgggcgtgcaaaattattcagcccctttactttcagtgcagcaaactctctccagaagttcagtgaggatctctgaatgatccaatgttgacctaaatgactaatgatgataaatacaatccacctgtgtgtaatcaagtctccgtataaatgcacctgcactgtgatagtctcagaggtccgttaaaagagcagagagcatcatgaagaacaaggaacacaccaggcaggtctgagatactgttgtgaagaagtttaaagccggatttggatacaaaaagatttcccaagctttaaacatcccaaggagcactgtgcaagcgataatattgaaatggaaggagtgtcagaccactgcaaatctaccaagacctggccgtccctctaaactttcagctcatacaaggagaagactgatcagagatgcagccatgaggcccatgatcactctggatgaactgcagagatctacagctgaggtgggagactctgtccataggacaacaatcagtcgtatattgcacaaatctggcctttatggaagagtggcaagaagaaagccatttcttaaagatatccataaaaagtgtcatttaaagtttgccacaagccacctgggagacacaccaaacatgtggaagaaggtgctctggtcagatgaaaccaaaattgaactttttggcaacaatgcaaaacgttatgtttggtgtaaaagcaacacagctcatcaccctgaacacaccatccccactatcaaacatggtggtggcagcatcatggtttgggcctgattttcttcagcagggacagggaagatggttaacattgatgggaagatggatggagccaaatacaggaccattctggaagaaaacctgatggagtctgcaaaagacctgagactgggacggagatttgtcttccaacaagacaatgatccaaaacataaagcaaaatctacaatggaatggttcaaaaataaacatatccaggtgttagaatggccaagtcaaagtccagacctgaatccaatcgagaatctgtggaaagaactgaaaactgctgttcacaaatgctctccatccttTCACTgactcgagctgttttgcaaggaggaatgggaaaaaatgtcagtctctcgatgtgcaaaacttagagacatacccctagcgacttacagctgtaatcgcagcaaaaaaatgtcagtctctcgatgtgcaaaactgatagagacataccccaagcgacttacagctgtaatcgcagcaaaaggtggcgctacaaagtattaacttaagggggctgaataattttgcacgcccaatttttcagtttttgatttgttaaaaaagtttgaaatatccaataaatgtcgttccacttcatgattgtgtcccacttgttgttgattcttcacaaaaaaatacagttttctatctttatgtttgaagcctgaaatgtggcaaaaggtcgcaaagttcaagggggccgaatactttcgcaaggcactgtaattgtaattgtatggggtacagagatgaggtagtcattcaaaaataatgttcaacactattattgcaaatttttactcctgaacttatttttagcttgccataacaaatgggtcgaatacttgttgactcaagacatttaatcttttcatttCAAATTAATTTGTAGAAATGTCTAAAAGCATAATTCCatgttgacattatggggtattgtgtgtaaggcCAGTGATGGCAAATCTCAATTGAATTATTTTTAAATTCGGGctgcacaacaaaatgtggaaaaagtcaagggctgtgaatactttctgaaggcactgtacatgatgAATTATTTGACGTTGTATAAGTTGAGTTGAACACCTTCATGATCTTTTTTAATAAGGTGTCCAAGATGATGACACACTCTTCAAGAAACCCAGGGAGGTGATTCACAAGAACACTCGCTTTGTGGTAGACCCCTTCAGCAAAGCCCTTAACAAATGCCAGCTTCAACAGGCTGCAGCCCTCAATGCACAGGTAAAGTGCTTTCCTGACAAGTTATTGGTTTTAAGTAAATGGTTGTATCCTATTTTTAGTCAAGGGATTTTAAAGTAGAGGAAGGTCATGGTATCTAAAGATCAAATTAAATGGATTGATCCTGAATGATTTATCTGACTGAGTGTTTATCTCCAGTTCAAACAGGGTAAAGTAGGCCCAGATGGCAAAGAACTTAATGCCCAGGATTCCCCTAACGTGAATGGATATGGGTTTGAAGGAACTCCCTGCCCTTCCCCAGGTAAGTAGTTATATTCAAGATCACTTTCAATATTCTCAACAACTAAATAATCATCAGAAATACTTAGTTATTGGGTAAGAATAGATGTTTTTCCAACATTTGGTGCTGTTAGAGAGGCTTCCATAAAAGCTTCCCAACTGCATAAAAACTAAACTCCCCTAACCTGATATGGTCCTACCAGGTATGGCTGAGTCCCCCCTGATGACCTGGGGTGAGATAGAGAGCACCCCCTTTCGCCTGGATGGGTCTGACTCACCGTTTCAAGAGAGGAACATCGGCCCATCATTTAAGGTACAAGCCAATGACTGGCAGCCCCCCAAATGTTTTGTTCAGAGTAGTGTCTTAACCTGAGATAATCTGACACACAGATTCCAGAaccaggaagaagagagaggttgGGTTTGAAAATGGCCAATGAGGCTGCCGCCAAAAACCGGGCAAAGAAGCAAGAAGCATTGCGAAAGGTCACAGAAAACCTGGCAAGGTAAAAACGGATTGAAGTTTTATTTAACTAAATTGCTTTGATCTTTGTATTTGCAAAACCTCATGTTTTTTCATAGCTCAATTCTATGACCTCTTGTTATACAAAATCCTTAGTCCTTTTAAAATGCTTTTATTATTTTAAACCTAATTTCTGTCTTTCAGTCTCACCCCAAAAGGCCTGAGCCCAGCATTGACCCCTGCCCTTCAGAGGCTTGTAAACCGCACCTCCAGCAAATACACAGACAAAGCTCTAAGGGCAAGCTACACACCATCACccacacacagaggagcaggctcCAAGACCCCCCTGGGTGGTCCAGCCACTCCCTCAGGCACTCCGACACCAAGCAAAGCTAGGACCCCCGCCTCCCAGGACCCAGCATCCATCACAGACGACTTACTACAGCTTCCCAAGAGGAGGAAAGCATCTGACTTCTTCTGACTGGAGTAAAGCAAAACTGAGAGAGAACGGTTATCTTGAGGAAGTGAACTCTTACATGTTTAAAGCAAGTTGTCATCAAGCAAATTACCGGCCATGTTTCTCTCTAACCCACCTCAGGCCCTCCCCCTGGATTTTATGGACTTGCCTTTTATGGCTGGAACAGTCTGTGCACAATGAAGGGCCGAGTCATAATACCAACTCTGAATTCAAGGATAATTGGAAAACTCAGGTTATTACTGTTTTTTTAGGGTGTTGGACAGAAATGCATAGTATGTACTGTGTTAGAAACCTTCCAAGACTGGATAACTTACAATATGTGGGATCCAAAGAGATGATATAATTGTACATAGCCTAGGCTGATGTTATTTTAATCTTGGTGAATGTTACGAGGCTTtgttgatttttgttgttgtttgttaatATGTTCAAATGTAAGCCTCTATTGTATGTCTTTTTCTGCAATCTAATCTTTCAGTCCTCAACCTAAAAATTGCCTTGTTGTAAATCCCAAATGTTGACACTCACCTTTGTCATAGCAGACTCGACATCTAAAAATGTAACGAAGTCTCTATGGTTCATCTTGACAAATATGTATGTTCCATTGATTATGAACTATTCAACTGGAATAAATCCAGGACTTCAACATCAGGAATGTTGTTCCTTGCATCAGGGAATTATTTTTTCTTAGTGTGCTTAGATGTCCCAGCTGCATCTTTGCTCTCCACTGAAGGTTTTGGATCTGATTCGGCCTCCGCTTTCACCCCTTTCTTGTTCTCATTGCCATGAGGATTCTTACTACTTTCCCCCATCCTTTCCTTTTTGGAGCAAGCTGCTTCTGATGTGGAAGGCCCATCTTCCCGTCTCATACTACCATCATGTGATTTGGACTGCACCCATACATGCTCAAGGATATCGTCAATCTCTACCCTCTGGGCCACATTGTTGTTAAGCACATGATATATCAAGCCTTTGTactctgttgggacagctttgcTGTGTGGGAAATCAATGCGATGCTCTTTCTGAATCTTCAGCATCTTCTTGATATTGGAGTCATCATAGGGAATAGAATGACCCCCATACTCCAAACATCATACACTTTGGGGTTGTATGGGACCCCCTGTCATACCTCTGGTGATGCATAGGCTGCAGAGCCACAGAACGTTTTGCTGAGAATCATTTGTCCATCCTCATCATATTTGATCCTCCTGGCAAAACCAAAGTCTGCCACTTTGAGATTAAAGTCTTGGTCCAATAGCAGGTTTTCACATTTCAAGTCTCTATAAACAACATCTAGGGCATGTGTGAATTTTATTGCAAGTGACAGCTGTTTGAACAGTTTTCTGGTGAAATCTTCGGGCAAGGCACCCCTGAATTTGATGAACTCCAGTAGGTCCCCTTGCACACCAAGCTCCATAATCATGTACACCTTGCCTTCTGAAGATCTCGAAGGTCTTGACGATGTTGCGGTGGTTTAGGGATGCAAGAATGTCCAGTTCCCGGGGCAAGAACTTCTCAAAACAATCCGGCGGCGCCCTTTTTCTGTTAATAATTTTGATTGCCACATTGGTCTTCAGACGCTCGGAATAAGTGGATTTTACTTTGGCGTACGACCCTCGCCTAAACTGATGCCTAATGTACAGCCCCGTTTCTTAAGCACCAGTGAGTCGTCCATGGCTAAATAGGACGACCCGAACTATTTTGGTGAATGTTATAATACACCATTATTGACATCCTATGTGTGATTAACATTCTATAATTTATCACTGACTTGGGAAATTACGAACTTTGTTTCTATTACATGTTTATTTGCGTAATAATGGAATGTTTAATTCCTCAAAAGCAGTCATTGATGTATGCCATTAGGCGCATGGCTCATTTCCCAGTCATTGCATGTTATCTGAAAGGATGTTATAACATTATTGAATTGTATATGATGCCTACATGTATACATTAAGAAAATAATTATAATCAATGTGTGAATTGATAAAAAAATTACTTTCATTACATTTCATGAAACGTTTCAATACCCATGCATAAGATGTTTAGAACATTATTTTAAAAAGCTGTTGTCCATTAAGTTCTGTTGAAATTCAAGTATAGCCTAATTTGCAATCACTAAAAACCAACCAATTATTCAAAAACGAATGCTGTTTCACTACGGATACAATTATGTTAGCTACTGTAACACATGTATACAATAACCTTAACTCCGCCCCAACTCGCAATCTGATCGGCTGTGTGGCGTGTTTTGGATTGTTGTGACTGGAGAATGGAGCCATCTTGTTTTATTTCTGTCCTGGAATACATTGGGCAGGCCGAACGAAAAACAGGGCTTTCGAATAATGATGTAGCTAGTTAGTGCGCTTGCTAACAATATTGcatatatttgtatgtttagtgCTTCCACCACTCTAAATGTATTTGAATGACTAGGTACTGTCTTTGGCGTGTATTAGGGTCAAAGCAAACGCGTTGGTTCAGGTGTCAGTTTATTTTATTTCTGAGTAGAGGAGTTACTATGAATGGAGGATAAATGTTGCCAAAGGCTGACAGCAGCAGTtacgttctcctctctcttctcttcgtCCTCACATTAACAGACCCACCACGGGCAGGTAAGACCGATGAAATGCAATTGGGTGTAATTTGTCACAATGTCGGATCTTAGTATACCGGTGAGCTATGCTAGGCCTATTTGCACGGGAATTTAGTTAGTGTAGATGGCGTTTGTAATTTATCCCGGGTCTTAATTTATGCTGCTGGCTAGCCACTTACTGCGTAGCTAACAAACGTTAACGTAaattatttttgcaaaaaaaggtattatatGGGGATATAGTTAAATATTGAGCTGTAAGTTAGCTACATTTTGCAGTTCCAGCGTCGGTGTGGCTCGTTGTAACTAGCCTGCTGAACGTTTTTAGTATTGTGcagttttagctagctaactaacatgaCTAGCTACGTGAAATTGGGGTGCTCCACGTTATTTCTAGAACCCAGTACTACTAACGTTAGTTAC from Oncorhynchus tshawytscha isolate Ot180627B linkage group LG09, Otsh_v2.0, whole genome shotgun sequence encodes the following:
- the LOC112257580 gene encoding splicing factor ESS-2 homolog; the encoded protein is MEGFGKALMSGTLVPANPVTTVALRQPPEETKKTNRKVLDEENYIESLEKIIQRDFFPDVTKLHAQKDYLEAEENGDLGKMREISIKYGSSLAKSTPRSTAPYVTPASFETPEGRPGSPSSVLGKNKKGTDVVNKEGDEEEKELPCLDRFLAKNTSEDNASFEQIMVLAEDKEKLRHAWLYEAEAEFKQRHEENLALPSSEKQALECVKAGLETWEYKAKNALMYYPEGVQDDDTLFKKPREVIHKNTRFVVDPFSKALNKCQLQQAAALNAQFKQGKVGPDGKELNAQDSPNVNGYGFEGTPCPSPGMAESPLMTWGEIESTPFRLDGSDSPFQERNIGPSFKIPEPGRRERLGLKMANEAAAKNRAKKQEALRKVTENLASLTPKGLSPALTPALQRLVNRTSSKYTDKALRASYTPSPTHRGAGSKTPLGGPATPSGTPTPSKARTPASQDPASITDDLLQLPKRRKASDFF